A single Dermacentor albipictus isolate Rhodes 1998 colony chromosome 3, USDA_Dalb.pri_finalv2, whole genome shotgun sequence DNA region contains:
- the LOC139057926 gene encoding histone H3-like: MARTKQTARKSTGGKAPRKQLATKAARKSAPATGGIKKPHRYRPGTVALREIRRYQKSTDLLIRKLPFQRLVREIAQDFKTDLRFQSSAVQAMQEASEAYLVGLFEDCNLCAIHAKRVTIMPKDVQLARRIRGERA, encoded by the exons ATGGCTAGGACCAAGCAGACTGCGCGCAAGTCAACTGGTGGAAAGGCACCTCGCAAGCAGCTGGCCACGAAGGCAGCTCGGAAGTCCGCTCCAGCGACTGGAGGCAtaaagaaaccgcatcgctataGGCCTG GCACAGTGGCTCTTCGTGAAATTCGGCGGTACCAGAAGTCGACTGATTTGCTGATCCGCAAGCTACCCTTTCAGCGCTTGGTTCGTGAAATAGCGCAGGACTTCAAGACTGACCTGCGGTTTCAGAGTTCCGCCGTTCAGGCCATGCAAGAAGCCTCGGAAGCGTACCTTGTCGGCCTCTTCGAAGACTGCAACTTGTGTGCAATTCACGCCAAACGCGTCACCATAATGCCCAAAGATGTACAACTTGCACGACGTATCCGCGGGGAACGTGCGTAG